In Erigeron canadensis isolate Cc75 chromosome 7, C_canadensis_v1, whole genome shotgun sequence, one DNA window encodes the following:
- the LOC122606927 gene encoding sn-2 acyl-lipid omega-3 desaturase (ferredoxin), chloroplastic-like yields MAGLVLSGCALKPYSQSLAIPTKGFIKNPSKILVFNHKDPIFSSKTAPDGLISKWAVKVSAPFKMPSLDEQDLDIQRNGLDEKIVEEKDDVFDAGAPPPFKLADIRAAIPKHCWTKDPMRSMSYVVRDVAIVVGLAAGAAYLNNWLVWPLYWAAQGTMFWGLFVLGHDCGHGSFSNDPKLNSVVGHLLHSSILVPYHGWRISHRTHHQNHGHVENDESWHPLPEKTFRSLDWITRILRFTAPFPLLAYPFYLWNRSPGKTGSHFDPNSDLFNPVERKDVITSTICWTTMFALLVGLNFVVGPIQMLKLYGIPYWINVMWLDFVTYLHHHGHEDKLPWYRGKEWSYLRGGLTTIDRDYGWLNNIHHDIGTHVIHHLFPQIPHYHLIEATEAVKPVLGKYYREPKKSQALPLHLLGELITSLRKDHFVSDTGDVLYYQTDPKLSGEQ; encoded by the exons ATGGCAGGATTGGTGTTATCAGGTTGTGCCCTTAAACCTTATTCCCAATCTTTAGCCATACCCACTAAAGGGTTTATCAAAAACCCATCCAAGATTCTTGTTTTCAACCATAAAGATCCAATCTTTTCATCAAAAACAGCCCCAGATGGCCTTATTTCTAAATGGGCTGTCAAAGTTAGTGCCCCATTCAAGATGCCATCATTAGATGAACAAGATTTAGACATACAGAGAAATGGTCTTGATGAAAAGATTGTGGAAGAAAAGGATGATGTATTTGATGCAGGGGCACCACCACCATTTAAGTTGGCTGATATTAGAGCTGCTATACCAAAACATTGTTGGACTAAAGATCCAATGAGGTCAATGAGTTATGTTGTTAGAGATGTTGCCATTGTTGTTGGCTTAGCAGCCGGTGCAGCTTATCTTAATAATTGGCTTGTTTGGCCACTTTATTGGGCTGCTCAAGGGACCATGTTTTGGGGCCTTTTTGTTCTTGGTCATGATTg TGGCCATGGGAGCTTCTCAAATGATCCTAAGCTGAATAGTGTGGTTGGGCATCTTCTACATTCTTCAATTCTTGTACCTTATCATGGATG GAGAATCAGCCATAGAACGCATCATCAAAACCATGGGCATGTTGAAAATGACGAATCTTGGCATCCG TTACCCGAGAAAACATTCAGGAGTTTGGATTGGATTACACGAATACTGCGCTTCACCGCCCCTTTTCCGTTGCTTGCGTATCCATTTTATCTA TGGAATAGATCTCCCGGAAAGACTGGTTCACACTTTGATCCAAATAGTGACTTGTTTAATCCAGTAGAGAGGAAAGACGTGATCACTTCAACAATTTGCTGGACAACAATGTTTGCTTTGCTTGTTGGTTTGAATTTTGTTGTTGGTCCAATACAAATGCTAAAACTCTATGGCATTCCATATTGG ATAAATGTTATGTGGTTGGACTTTGTTACTTACTTGCATCACCATGGTCATGAAGATAAACTTCCATGGTATCGCGGAAAG GAATGGAGTTATCTTAGGGGGGGACTGACCACCATTGATCGTGATTATGGTTGGCTTAATAATATTCATCATGACATCGGAACTCATGTCATTCATCATCTCTTTCCCCAGATCCCGCATTATCACCTAATTGAGGCT ACGGAGGCTGTTAAGCCGGTATTAGGGAAATATTATCGTGAGCCAAAAAAGTCACAGGCTCTACCTCTCCACCTACTCGGGGAACTAATCACTAGCTTGAGGAAAGACCATTTTGTTAGTGACACTGGAGACGTCTTGTACTACCAAACTGACCCAAAGCTTAGCGGGGAACAGTAG